From Pyrenophora tritici-repentis strain M4 chromosome 1, whole genome shotgun sequence, the proteins below share one genomic window:
- a CDS encoding FabG, Dehydrogenase with different specificities (related to short-chain alcohol dehydrogenase): MPDQTKYTNKLTGARVLIIGGSSGIGFAVAEACIEHGALVTISSSNPERFSKAVSRLQESYPSAKDRIWGLKVDLGNQETLEEELKGLFEKTVETMGGEKLDHVVYTAGDALAPTELADMSIQSIQRAGTVRFFAPLILAKHIPTYLHARPTSSYTLTTGVVAEKPMPNWSVIASYAGAAYSMVRGLALDLKPIRVNGVSPGAVDTEIWDGYGPEVKAKILESMGGEDGDGEGREARGCGGKLFGVVEGWKCGWGCC; the protein is encoded by the exons ATGCCCGACCAAACAAAATACACAAACAAGCTCACGGGCGCCCGCGTTCTCATCATAGGTGGCAGTTCCGGCATCGGCTTCGCTGTGGCAGAAGCATGTATCGAACACGGAGCCCTCGTCACAATCTCCTCATCCAACCCCGAACGTTTCTCGAAAGCCGTTTCCCGCCTTCAAGAATCCTATCCCTCGGCCAAGGACCGTATCTGGGGTCTTAAGGTGGACCTGGGCAACCAGGAGACACTAGAGGAGGAGCTGAAAGGACTGTTCGAAAAGACAGTTGAGACGATGGGAGGAGAGAAGTTGGATCATGTCGTTTATACCGCAGGAGATGCGTTGGCGCCTACGGAGTTGGCGGATATG TCCATCCAATCCATCCAACGCGCCGGCACCGTCCGCTTCTTCGCCCccctcatcctcgccaagCACATCCCCACCTACCTGCACGCCCGCCCCACCTCCTCCTACACCCTGACCACGGGCGTCGTGGCCGAGAAACCCATGCCCAACTGGAGCGTCATTGCGTCCTACGCCGGCGCCGCCTACTCCATGGTGCGGGGCCTAGCACTCGATCTCAAGCCCATTCGCGTCAACGGCGTGAGCCCTGGTGCGGTAGACACTGAGATTTGGGATGGGTATGGGCCGGAGGTCAAGGCGAAGATTCTGGAGTCGATGGGGGGCGAAGATGGCGACGGGGAGGGTCGGGAGGCCAGAGGATGTGGCGGAAAGTTATTTGGGGTTGTTGAGGGATGGAAATGTGGATGGGGTTGTTGTTAG